The following are from one region of the Brienomyrus brachyistius isolate T26 chromosome 13, BBRACH_0.4, whole genome shotgun sequence genome:
- the mns1 gene encoding meiosis-specific nuclear structural protein 1: MASLNPRRYVTHNQQHRLVAESRRRAEQREHWLRHLSQDRQMQAGFLNEERVERKRQLRRAQDEERERRMEGALLTEENERILREKQLEQEERMARELARINHEKLREEKLRQQIRENSIELRELEQKLKAAYLNKERAAQVAEKELMRCEAMRQEADLALRMKDEQEQAIVEEQKQEERHYQEVARYQQELEQQLEEKEHKRQEAYEEFLKEKLMVDEIVRKIYEEDQMEQQLRLEKIAATQKYVEEFKRQQAEWRQMEREKMDAENRRIVEYAEYQQRREKDRVTKVREREDAKEHLHLVLTERIEMETRQREEMDRAREELYMEEQAEAERQKQREEMERRIRQRLELQQTCREQMALKRQRKQAEREEEEAFRRTMMTKFAEDDRIEQMSAQRRRMKQLEHRRAVEELLEDRRRRTLAEEEREAEERAAERQRETSRLRIIEEERQKLLKDHAGKLLGYLPKGIFKEDDLNHFGEDFKRNFQKPETDTFSDEDWGAQGH; this comes from the exons ATG GCGTCTCTGAATCCGCGGCGCTACGTCACGCACAACCAGCAGCACAGGCTGGTTGCGGAGTCCCGGCGCCGAGCGGAGCAGCGAGAGCACTGGCTGAGACACCTGTCGCAGGACAGACAGATGCAGGCCGGCTTTCTGAATGAAGAGAGGGTGGAGAGGAAGCGACAGCTGCGGAGAGCGCAGGACGAGGAGCGGGAGCGGCGGATGGAAGGAGCCCTACTGACG GAGGAGAATGAAAGGATCCTGCGGGAGAAGCAGCTCGAACAGGAGGAGAGGATGGCGAGGGAACTGGCTCGCATCAACCACGAAAAGCTGAGAGAGGAGAAGCTGAGGCAGCAGATCCGAGAAAACAG CATTGAGCTCCGTGAGCTGGAGCAGAAGCTGAAGGCTGCCTACCTGAACAAGGAACGAGCAGCTCAGGTTGCCGAGAAGGAGCTTATGAGATGCGAAGCCATG AGGCAGGAAGCTGACTTGGCGCTTAGGATGAAGGACGAACAGGAGCAAGCCATCGTGGAGGAGCAGAAGCAGGAGGAGAGGCACTACCAGGAGGTGGCACGCTACCAGCAGGAGCTGGAACAGCAGCTGGAAGAGAAGGAACACAAGAGGCAGGAGGCATACGAGGAGTTCCTCAAGGAGAAACTCATGGTGGACGAGATAGTCCGGAAGATCTATGAGGAGGACCAAAT GGAGCAGCAACTGAGGCTGGAGAAGATTGCAGCCACCCAGAAATACGTAGAGGAGTTCAAGAGGCAGCAGGCCGAGTGGAGACAGATGGAGAGGGAGAAGATGGACGCTGAGAATCGGCGTATCGTAGAATACGCGGAATATCAGCAGCGCAGGGAGAAAGACAGGGTGACCAAGGTTCGAGAGCGAGAGGACGCGAAAGAACACCTCCATCTGGTG CTCACCGAAAGGATTGAAATGGAGACGCGGCAACGTGAGGAAATGGACCGTGCTCGTGAGGAGCTCTACATGGAGGAGCAAGCAGAGGCTGAGAGGCAGAAGCAACGC GAGGAGATGGAGAGGAGGATCCGGCAGcggctggagctgcagcagaccTGCCGGGAGCAGATGGCCCTCAAGCGGCAGCGCAAGCAGGCCGAGCGTGAGGAAGAAGAAGCCTTCAGGCGCACGATGATGACCAAGTTTGCTGAGGACGACCGCATCGAGCAGATGAGCGCCCAGAGACGGCGTATGAAACAGCTGGAGCACCGGCgggcggtggaggagctgcTGGAGGACAGGAGGAGGCGCACTCTGGCCGAAGAG GAGCGGGAGGCGGAGGAGAGAGCCGCTGAACGTCAGCGTGAGACGTCGCGTCTGAGGATTATCGAGGAGGAGAGACAGAAGCTGCTCAAAGATCATGCCGGCAAACTGCTTGGTTACCTGCCAAAG GGAATTTTCAAGGAAGACGACCTTAATCATTTTGGTGAGGATTTTAAAAGAAATTTCCAGAAACCAGAAACAGACACCTTTTCAGATGAGGACTGGGGAGCTCAGGGACACTAG
- the LOC125706101 gene encoding DNA-binding protein RFX7-like — protein sequence MAENQQKNPQPGTSCLPSPLHGLHGVEAGVLRHRIKASICKSAQSKVDNILQDVEKFTDIEKLYLYLKLPSGPSNGSDKCEQPSLSSSRTQQTHAFTWIQNHLEEHPDTSLPKQEVYDEYKSYCDNLGYHPLSAADFGKIMKNVFPNMKARRLGMRGKSKYCYSGLRKKALVHVPCLPNLDVHKTSNGCEVLESSGVPSSAEDEVRLAACGLVCEWAQKVLSQSFDCVEDLARYLLNSQFISSKSMAALTLTTGTSTGGMKMSAESCPFVPVDDSRYFQPQAKTLPSPTVDAKQQLQRKIQKKQQEQKLHSPLPGDGQTLTPTQARRAEAGTPCVGPSISCGSPALLSPQPTIGIVVTVPSPVTGPRTKQLTSPSPMGAAENKVVPMNFQVVSQPIQPVKQTAKASLSVSASPVCERVPGRSRYPQILPKPSATGALTLRSPQTLLITNSPIKTVVPTSHVAPVNVVKMTTISLPAGSGTGSTTLRPVLTGVSSTGLLEEQQQLLQTQNSSQQSPLLSPVVTKSGCMATAAAANVKMEREAIPDNNRDPVAEQLNTTQEAAAVPKGVRGAKPRAASEPTPYSTGALGPDGAGKTKCGEKFPFSANTASAGSNTNSNKRENASCLTIPSQSTTITLSSYPNTTATSPRESPLGSGSLRKRPGAVLESVPVKKVFITQHPASGAESPTDASKAVPQSGTPTRPESAPATTTCKVTVKLNSTVPTRILARCDSPLGNPSIFQTVAKLQASPQPKGEGLPSKSEDSGLTSRAIASTSSQALLKEIASSSLAMQTSLALTDTSIMDELKNPIWEEGQLGSLQQHAFVHQMLDHRSVTTPVMDQLPMEPQAPPSDELTLHSDVEFTGSQPSVDYFPFNDDDMTQDSIVEELVQMEEQMKLNSLRSYGSCVDVSLQSQSAAVPGSVLSNHQTDIAFYHSLHSSTTPTLTPTPTPTSEIMAAGSGLTRESPCSRLAPATPVDGALGSNRHTPVGTPHSNCSTSVPPSPVDSCRNPFAFTPINSSITGYHNASIVSSSPLKPMQRPTATHPDKVKLEWINNGYNSDGGTSAISNNGISILPNYQNLVEDQFRKPHAFAIPGHSHQSQTRHDTNFGRLTPVSPVQQQATVLTNQGTVEGFAVPAPLDNKVIVSSAGGTFRCRSVSPAVRQRNLSGSTVHTSISGSMLSQFNPPVTPEVLNIFANSCPNMGSSSMAQRSQSVPLNVMMQTEMLPVQTTNNSTKITSVLLSKMDPDGDDAVRGLGVNNMPSNYTARMNLTQILETTSTFQGGVSHHSLLNTNANHNPSQFQKPSYLMKNARNEQMSLYSRDSQAQVSPEEQQPELQQGQPLQNEQSQLEATSESQQPLDFDSTVKDLLGDDALNPGSQLTGQMVSELTSVASDFSSDIRLTSELSSSINDLDTNLLFDPSQQQGQYEDSTLEELKNDPLFQQICTENSVNFDWLESKDQHTVEMLG from the exons ATGGCTGAGAATCAGCAGAAGAACCCTCAGCCGGGGACAAGCTGTCTGCCGTCGCCGCTCCACGGCCTCCACGGAGTCGAGGCCGGTGTGCTGCGGCACCGGATAAAAGCCTCCATCTG CAAATCTGCACAATCAAAAGTGGACAACATTTTG CAAGATGTTGAGAAGTTTACAGACATTGAAAAACTCTACCTCTACCTTAAGTTGCCTTCTGGTCCCAGCAATGGCAGTGACAAGTG CGAGCAGCCCTCCTTGTCGTCCAGCCGCACGCAGCAGACACACGCATTCACCTGGATCCAGAATCACTTAGAGGAGCATCCAGACACCTCCCTCCCCAAGCAGGAGGTCTACGATGAGTACAA AAGTTACTGTGACAATCTCGGCTACCATCCTCTGAGTGCTGCCGACTTTGGGAAGATAATGAAAAACGTCTTTCCTAATATGAAGGCGCGACGGCTTGGCATGAGAGGCAAATCCAA ATACTGCTATAGTGGATTGAGGAAAAAAGCGTTGGTCCATGTGCCGTGTCTGCCCAACCTGGATGTGCATAAAACGAGCAATGGG TGTGAGGTGCTGGAGTCCTCGGGGGTGCCCTCTAGTGCTGAGGATGAGGTACGCCTGGCGGCCTGTggcctggtgtgtgagtgggccCAGAAAGTCCTGAGCCAGTCGTTTGACTGCGTGGAGGACTTGGCCCGCTACCTTCTCAACAGCCAATTCATCAGCAGCAAGTCCATGGCGGCCCTCACACTCACGACGGGGACATCCACAG GTGGGATGAAGATGTCAGCGGAGTCCTGTCCGTTCGTGCCAGTAGATGATAGCAGGTACTTCCAGCCCCAGGCGAAGACCTTGCCCTCCCCCACCGTCGATGCCAAGCAGCAGCTGCAGCGTAAGATCCAGAAGAAGCAGCAGGAGCAGAAGCTGCACTCGCCACTGCCAGGGGATGGGCAGACCCTGACCCCAACCCAGGCTCGGAGGGCAGAGGCTGGCACACCCTGCGTGGGTCCCAGCATTTCCTGCGGAAGCCCCGCCCTGCTCTCCCCACAGCCGACCATCGGCATCGTTGTGACTGTTCCTAGTCCCGTCACG GGACCACGGACCAAGCAGCTGACCTCTCCCAGCCCCATGGGTGCAGCAGAGAACAAAGTTGTACCCATGAACTTTCAGGTGGTTTCCCAGCCCATCCAGCCAGTAAAGCAGACTGCCAAGGCGTCGCTGAGTGTTTCGGCGAGCCCAGTGTGTGAGCGCGTTCCAGGCCGCTCCCGCTACCCCCAGATTCTCCCCAAGCCCTCCGCCACCGgtgccctgactctgcgctcgccCCAGACGCTGCTTATCACCAACAGCCCCATTAAAACTGTGGTGCCCACATCACACGTGGCCCCCGTCAATGTGGTGAAGATGACGACCATATCCCTACCGGCCGGCAGCGGCACTGGCAGCACAACCTTGCGGCCCGTTTTGACGGGTGTGAGCAGCACCGGGCTGCTGGAAGAGCAGCAGCAGCTCCTGCAGACCCAAAACAGCAGCCAGCAGAGCCCCTTGCTGTCCCCTGTGGTAACAAAGTCTGGATGTATGGCCACTGCTGCCGCCGCCAATGTCAAGATGGAGCGTGAAGCCATACCCGATAATAACCGGGACCCTGTTGCTGAGCAGCTGAACACAACTCAGGAAGCAGCCGCTGTTCCGAAGGGTGTGAGGGGTGCTAAGCCAAGGGCTGCCAGTGAACCCACACCCTACAGCACAGGAGCTCTGGGGCCTGATGGGGCAGGAAAAACCAAGTGTGGTGAAAAGTTCCCCTTCAGTGCCAACACTGCTTCTGCTGGCAGCAATACCAACAGTAACAAAAGGGAAAATGCTTCATGTCTAACGATACCAAGCCAGAGCACCACCATCACTCTGTCGTCCTACCCCAACACCACTGCCACGTCACCCAGGGAGAGCCCTTTAGGGTCCGGGAGTCTGAGGAAGCGCCCGGGTGCTGTTTTGGAATCAGTGCCGGTAAAAAAAGTGTTTATTACCCAGCACCCTGCGAGTGGTGCCGAAAGCCCCACCGATGCATCGAAGGCAGTCCCCCAGTCAGGGACCCCCACCAGGCCTGAAAGTGCACCAGCAACAACCACTTGTAAAGTGACTGTGAAACTGAACTCCACTGTACCAACTCGAATTCTTGCTCGCTGTGACTCGCCCCTTGGAAATCCCAGCATCTTCCAGACTGTTGCAAAACTGCAGGCCAGCCCGCAGCCAAAAGGGGAAGGGCTGCCTTCAAAGAGCGAGGACAGTGGCCTTACTTCCAGAGCCATTGCCAGCACCTCCAGTCAAGCACTGCTGAAAGAAATTGCCAGTAGTTCATTAGCCATGCAAACCAGTTTGGCCTTAACGGACACCTCCATCATGGATGAGTTGAAGAACCCCATTTGGGAAGAAGGGCAGCTGGGTAGTCTCCAGCAGCATGCTTTTGTGCATCAGATGCTAGACCATAGGTCAGTGACTACACCAGTGATGGACCAGCtgcccatggagccccaggcccctccttcagatgagctgaCACTCCACTCGGATGTTGAATTTACTGGGAGCCAGCCCAGTGTGGATTATTTCCCATTCAATGATGATGATATGACCCAGGACAGCATTGTAGAAGAGCTAGTACAGATGGAGGAGCAGATGAAACTGAACAGCCTGCGGTCTTATGGCAGCTGTGTTGATGTATCTCTGCAGAGCCAGTCGGCAGCGGTACCAGGTTCTGTCCTGTCCAACCATCAGACGGACATTGCTTTTTACCACTCTCTTCACAGCAGCACCACTCCCACCCTCACACCCACACCGACTCCTACGTCGGAGATCATGGCAGCGGGGTCTGGTTTGACCCGGGAGAGCCCTTGTTCTCGACTGGCACCCGCCACTCCTGTGGATGGGGCTCTGGGCAGTAATCGGCACACCCCTGTCGGTACCCCGCACTCTAACTGCAGCACTAGTGTCCCCCCAAGTCCAGTGGATTCCTGTCGGAATCCCTTTGCCTTCACACCCATTAACTCCAGTATTACGGGCTACCACAATGCCAGTATTGTTTCAAGTAGCCCGCTCAAGCCAATGCAGAGGCCCACGGCTACTCACCCTGACAAGGTCAAGCTGGAGTGGATAAATAACGGGTATAACAGTGATGGAGGTACCTCAGCCATCTCCAACAATGGCATCAGCATCCTCCCAAACTACCAGAACTTGGTGGAGGACCAGTTCCGTAAACCGCACGCCTTTGCCATCCCTGGCCACTCACATCAATCACAAACCAGGCATGATACCAACTTCGGCCGTCTGACACCTGTTTCCCCGGTTCAGCAACAGGCTACTGTTTTGACAAACCAAGGCACTGTGGAAGGCTTCGCAGTTCCTGCCCCTCTGGATAACAAAGTCATCGTCTCATCAGCCGGTGGCACCTTCCGCTGTCGAAGTGTGAGCCCGGCAGTACGGCAGCGGAATCTGAGTGGGAGCACGGTCCACACCAGCATCTCTGGCTCCATGCTCTCCCAGTTCAACCCACCTGTGACCCCTGAGGTGCTCAACATTTTTGCCAACAGCTGCCCAAACATGGGCAGCAGTAGCATGGCCCAGAGGAGCCAGTCGGTCCCACTTAATGTGATGATGCAGACTGAGATGCTGCCAGTGCAGACCACTAACAACAGCACGAAGATCACAAGCGTGCTGCTGAGCAAGATGGATCCTGATGGTGATGATGCGGTCCGGGGTTTGGGTGTCAACAACATGCCTTCCAACTATACAGCCCGTATGAACCTCACCCAGATCCTGGAGACCACCAGCACTTTCCAAGGTGGCGTTAGCCATCATAGCCTCCTCAACACGAATGCCAACCACAATCCCAGCCAGTTCCAGAAGCCTAGTTACCTCATGAAGAACGCCAGAAACGAACAGATGAGCTTATACTCCAGAGATAGCCAGGCACAAGTGAGTCCTGAAGAGCAGCAACCAGAACTGCAACAGGGGCAGCCTCTGCAAAATGAGCAAAGCCAGCTAGAGGCCACATCTGAAAGCCAGCAGCCTCTGGATTTTGACAGCACTGTCAAGGACCTTCTAGGGGATGATGCATTGAACCCTGGCTCCCAGCTGACTGGGCAGATGGTCTCTGAACTCACTTCTGTGGCATCTGATTTCTCTAGTGATATCAGATTGACCTCTGAACTCTCCAGTAGCATCAATGACCTGGACACTAACTTACTTTTTGACCCCAGTCAACAGCAAGGACAGTATGAAGATTCTACACTGGAGGAACTGAAAAACGATCCCCTTTTTCAGCAGATCTGCACTGAGAACTCTGTTAACTTTGATTGGCTGGAGAGTAAAGACCAACACACAGTGGAAATGTTGGGTTGA